A genomic stretch from Orcinus orca chromosome 14, mOrcOrc1.1, whole genome shotgun sequence includes:
- the CALY gene encoding neuron-specific vesicular protein calcyon isoform X1, with translation MVKLNCSFSGKTGSGDGATMDSVPLISPLDVSQLQPAFSDQVVIKTQTEYQLSSGDQPTKFSDLEAQKLGGGHPEDARSRMPTGRMIAFTMALMGCLLIMYKAIWYDQFSCPDGFLLRHKICTPLTLEMYYTELDPEHHRSLLAAIGAYPVGRKHGTETPWLSASYHAFKEAPKAHKAPARAAMAAVTEPSRKPSGKPSGKPSGEASAPGEKEAAQKVEGSAPPPAPQ, from the exons ATGGTGAAGCTGAACTGCAGCTTCTCGGGGAAGACAGGCTCCGGGGACGGGGCTACCATGGACAGCGTCCCTCTGATCAGTCCCCTGGATGTCAGCCAGCTACAGCCTGCGTTCTCCGACCAG GTTGTCATTAAGACACAGACGGAATACCAGCTGTCCTCCGGGGACCAGCCGACAAAGTTCTCCGACCTAGAGGCCCAGAAGCTGGGCGGCGGCCACCCAGAGGATGCACGTAGCAGG ATGCCCACAGGGCGGATGATCGCTTTCACCATGGCGCTCATGGGCTGCCTCCTGATCATGTATAAGGCCATCTGGTATGACCAGTTCAGCTGCCCTGACGGTTTCCTGCTTCGG CACAAGATCTGCACCCCGCTGACCCTGGAGATGTACTACACCGAGCTGGACCCTGAGCACCACCGCAGCCTCCTGGCGGCCATCGGGGCCTACCCAGTGGGCCGCAAGCACGGCACGGAGACCCCGTGGTTGTCCGCGAGCTACCACGCCTTCAAGGAGGCGCCCAAGGCGCACAAGGCGCCCGCCCGCGCGGCCATGGCGGCGGTCACCGAGCCCTCGAGGAAACCCTCGGGGAAGCCCTCGGGGAAGCCCTCGGGGGAGGCCTCGGCGCCAGGAGAGAAGGAGGCGGCGCAGAAGGTGGAGGGGAGCGcgccgcccccagccccccagtgA
- the CALY gene encoding neuron-specific vesicular protein calcyon isoform X2 yields the protein MVKLNCSFSGKTGSGDGATMDSVPLISPLDVSQLQPAFSDQVVIKTQTEYQLSSGDQPTKFSDLEAQKLGGGHPEDARSRHKICTPLTLEMYYTELDPEHHRSLLAAIGAYPVGRKHGTETPWLSASYHAFKEAPKAHKAPARAAMAAVTEPSRKPSGKPSGKPSGEASAPGEKEAAQKVEGSAPPPAPQ from the exons ATGGTGAAGCTGAACTGCAGCTTCTCGGGGAAGACAGGCTCCGGGGACGGGGCTACCATGGACAGCGTCCCTCTGATCAGTCCCCTGGATGTCAGCCAGCTACAGCCTGCGTTCTCCGACCAG GTTGTCATTAAGACACAGACGGAATACCAGCTGTCCTCCGGGGACCAGCCGACAAAGTTCTCCGACCTAGAGGCCCAGAAGCTGGGCGGCGGCCACCCAGAGGATGCACGTAGCAGG CACAAGATCTGCACCCCGCTGACCCTGGAGATGTACTACACCGAGCTGGACCCTGAGCACCACCGCAGCCTCCTGGCGGCCATCGGGGCCTACCCAGTGGGCCGCAAGCACGGCACGGAGACCCCGTGGTTGTCCGCGAGCTACCACGCCTTCAAGGAGGCGCCCAAGGCGCACAAGGCGCCCGCCCGCGCGGCCATGGCGGCGGTCACCGAGCCCTCGAGGAAACCCTCGGGGAAGCCCTCGGGGAAGCCCTCGGGGGAGGCCTCGGCGCCAGGAGAGAAGGAGGCGGCGCAGAAGGTGGAGGGGAGCGcgccgcccccagccccccagtgA